From Gemmatimonadota bacterium, a single genomic window includes:
- a CDS encoding DUF3500 domain-containing protein, translating into MSDDQNGLLTSEHIRGLVQRMGEAAVDFTAALALDQRAKALFPFEDDAARTFWDYVPLARKGLPLGEMDRGQRRRALQLVASGVSGTGYATTTTIMGLEATLDAREGWSSGNWRDPSDYYVSIFGTPSDRDPWGWKFEGHHVSINYTIAGGRIVAPTPFFFGANPASAALNGVGSLRPLGNVEDLARELVRALDEEQRHGALIAPVPPGDIVTVNQRFIQENREKPDRLARTDVPYDAVRYTETPRGLSGAGMNDGQQEMLEALIGEYIHRMPDAVAEIESDLLRKNGVGDVHLAWAGGLEARQPHYYRLQGGRFLVEYDNVQNDANHVHTVWRNPTNDFGADLLAHHYHTAHDHGVEHRH; encoded by the coding sequence ATGAGCGACGACCAGAACGGTTTACTGACCAGCGAGCACATCCGGGGCCTGGTTCAGCGGATGGGAGAGGCCGCCGTCGATTTCACGGCCGCCCTGGCCCTGGATCAGCGTGCGAAAGCGCTGTTCCCCTTCGAAGACGATGCCGCACGCACCTTCTGGGACTACGTGCCCCTGGCGAGAAAAGGCCTGCCGCTCGGGGAGATGGACCGGGGACAGCGGCGCCGGGCCCTTCAGCTCGTGGCCTCGGGGGTGAGCGGAACGGGATATGCCACCACGACGACCATCATGGGCCTGGAAGCGACGCTGGATGCCCGGGAAGGCTGGTCTTCGGGCAACTGGCGGGATCCTTCCGACTACTACGTGTCCATTTTCGGCACGCCCTCTGACCGGGATCCCTGGGGGTGGAAATTCGAGGGGCACCACGTTTCCATCAACTATACTATCGCCGGGGGACGGATCGTGGCGCCCACGCCCTTCTTCTTCGGGGCGAACCCCGCCTCGGCCGCGCTCAACGGCGTCGGTTCGCTTCGGCCCCTGGGCAACGTGGAAGACCTGGCGCGGGAACTGGTGCGCGCCCTGGACGAGGAACAACGGCACGGCGCGCTTATCGCGCCGGTTCCGCCGGGGGACATCGTCACGGTGAATCAGCGCTTCATCCAGGAGAACAGGGAGAAACCGGACCGGCTGGCCCGGACGGACGTGCCCTATGATGCGGTGCGGTACACGGAAACGCCTCGCGGCCTCTCCGGGGCGGGTATGAACGACGGACAGCAGGAGATGTTGGAGGCTCTCATCGGCGAGTACATTCATCGAATGCCCGACGCCGTTGCCGAAATCGAATCCGATCTGTTACGGAAGAACGGCGTGGGCGACGTGCATCTGGCCTGGGCGGGCGGCCTGGAAGCCCGACAACCCCACTACTACCGCCTGCAGGGCGGACGGTTCCTGGTGGAATACGACAACGTCCAGAATGACGCCAACCACGTGCACACGGTCTGGCGCAACCCGACCAACGATTTCGGCGCGGACCTGCTCGCCCACCATTACCACACCGCGCACGATCACGGAGTGGAACACCGGCACTGA
- a CDS encoding amidohydrolase family protein, producing the protein MPRIDAHGHVFAKVTREFPREAGGNTPPEREETVEKLLTYMAASDIDQAMLVQIGGTSVAQHAYLLHCLRTYPDRFLGIGLIPESAYGAPEEHMDRLTDGTGIVGFRLGLVGGPPDPFEVVDVRTFTTYPIWRHAAEKDLVLWLYVRAADAHLIAWLVDAFPQVRVVINHLGICPGLGKGRTDQWGRPQIDIVPYNPAFHTTHRLSTYENVTMHLSGHYAFSKEPYPYPDLAGWNKNFLGTFGADRLMWATDFPWIYEEPGYDKLARLIKETVPDIKPHEYEAIMGGTAKRFLRFPDLK; encoded by the coding sequence ATGCCTCGTATCGATGCCCACGGTCACGTGTTCGCGAAGGTGACCCGCGAGTTTCCGAGAGAAGCGGGCGGCAACACGCCGCCGGAACGGGAAGAGACGGTCGAGAAGCTGTTGACCTACATGGCCGCCAGCGACATCGACCAGGCCATGCTGGTGCAGATCGGCGGCACGAGCGTGGCTCAGCACGCCTACCTGCTTCACTGCCTCAGAACCTATCCGGATCGTTTTCTCGGCATCGGACTCATACCCGAATCGGCCTATGGCGCGCCAGAGGAGCACATGGACCGGCTGACGGACGGAACGGGTATCGTGGGTTTCCGGCTCGGTTTGGTCGGCGGCCCCCCGGACCCATTCGAAGTGGTGGACGTGCGCACGTTCACGACCTACCCTATCTGGCGGCACGCCGCGGAGAAGGACCTCGTCCTCTGGTTGTACGTGCGTGCGGCGGACGCCCATCTGATCGCCTGGCTCGTCGACGCCTTCCCCCAAGTGCGGGTAGTCATCAACCACCTGGGCATCTGTCCGGGCCTGGGCAAGGGCCGGACAGACCAGTGGGGACGGCCGCAGATCGACATTGTGCCCTACAACCCGGCATTTCACACCACGCACCGGCTGAGCACCTACGAGAACGTGACGATGCACCTGTCGGGCCATTACGCCTTCAGCAAAGAGCCCTACCCCTACCCCGACCTGGCGGGTTGGAATAAGAACTTCCTGGGCACGTTCGGCGCCGACCGGCTCATGTGGGCCACGGATTTCCCATGGATCTACGAAGAGCCCGGTTACGACAAGCTGGCACGGTTGATCAAAGAGACCGTGCCCGACATCAAGCCCCATGAATACGAGGCGATCATGGGCGGAACCGCCAAGCGGTTCCTGCGGTTTCCGGATCTCAAATGA
- a CDS encoding phytanoyl-CoA dioxygenase family protein — MTMESGPTPGEWKQWEDEGYLVFEDAIRGAMLDRLQKAFDHWAAACKEEWLVGVARGELAATYYDIPNVLEKDGVFLDILDQPRYFEYVKAFTDDDMIFIGEQVRTAPLWPMGYTGWHPDVPPDHPLHIKVQVYVNDVERDGGEFAYVPGSHRPGAGPYPRVKSLEAMPGHRRFPGKAGTAVMFNTYGWHVAMKNRTETPRKSIILTYEKRTPGKINPGRYAHIAPSLNTPDRLRLFGMS, encoded by the coding sequence ATGACCATGGAATCCGGCCCCACCCCGGGGGAATGGAAACAGTGGGAGGATGAGGGTTATCTCGTCTTCGAGGACGCGATCCGGGGTGCGATGCTGGACCGCCTCCAGAAGGCCTTCGACCACTGGGCCGCCGCCTGCAAGGAGGAGTGGCTCGTCGGCGTCGCCCGGGGTGAACTAGCGGCGACCTATTACGACATACCGAACGTGCTGGAAAAAGACGGCGTCTTTCTCGACATACTTGACCAGCCGCGTTACTTCGAGTACGTCAAAGCCTTTACCGATGACGACATGATCTTCATTGGCGAGCAGGTCCGCACAGCGCCGCTCTGGCCCATGGGTTACACGGGATGGCATCCCGACGTCCCCCCGGACCATCCCCTCCACATCAAGGTGCAGGTCTACGTAAACGACGTCGAGCGCGACGGCGGAGAATTCGCCTACGTCCCGGGCAGCCACCGGCCCGGCGCCGGGCCGTACCCCCGCGTGAAGAGCCTCGAAGCCATGCCGGGCCACAGGCGGTTCCCAGGCAAGGCCGGAACGGCCGTCATGTTCAATACCTACGGATGGCACGTGGCCATGAAAAACCGCACAGAAACCCCCCGGAAGTCGATCATCCTTACCTACGAAAAGCGTACGCCCGGAAAAATCAACCCCGGACGGTACGCCCACATCGCCCCGTCGCTGAACACGCCGGACCGGCTTCGGCTTTTCGGGATGTCATAG